A genome region from Microplitis mediator isolate UGA2020A chromosome 4, iyMicMedi2.1, whole genome shotgun sequence includes the following:
- the LOC130667196 gene encoding uncharacterized protein LOC130667196, translating into MAAAVYLKVTDAIGRTSVTLLYTKTEVAPLKPLTIPRLELNAPILLAKLTRYVKNTLILENVQTYLWTDSAVTLAWINSQAARWKTHVRNRVVTIQEYSNNASWNFIARKQNPADCASRGLSVAKLLEYSLWWSGPQWISTSSEDWPTFAIPCHNTVHTEERPGLSFALFASTDSDPLQTLLERCSTHSKLLRNILRVGGRLKNSLLDSQQKHPAILPKHSLLTSMLIDYSHKKAFHGGTQQTLADLRQSVWIIGGRVPVRSHILRCGVCSRHRGVRAQQLMGQLPPARVIPSRAFLHTRLDYAGPVTLKAFQGCGTKTYKAWIAVFVCFATSAIHIEIVTNYSSGAFIAAYKRFASRRGICDTIYSDCGTNFVGADALLKKDFAAGSKSLRELTSLLTKDGTKWKFNPPGAPHFGGKWKAAVVYQVSPVKNDR; encoded by the exons ATGGCTGCTGCAGTATATCTAAAAGTAACAGACGCTATTGGAAGAACTTCAGTAACTCTCTTATATACCAAAACAGAAGTCGCTCCGCTAAAGCCGCTAACCATTCCAAGATTGGAACTCAATGCACCAATATTACTCGCAAAGCTGACTCGCTACGTTAAGAACACCTTAATATTAGAGAATGTCCAAACATATTTGTGGACAGACTCTGCGGTAACACTCGCTTGGATAAATAGTCAGGCAGCTCGCTGGAAAACTCATGTCCGCAATAGAGTTGTCACCATTCAGGAATATTCCAACAACGCTAGTTGGAATTTTATCGCTAGGAAGCAAAATCCTGCTGATTGTGCTTCCAGAGGGCTTTCAGTAGCAAAACTGCTAGAATATTCTCTATGGTGGTCAGGTCCTCAATGGATTAGTACATCTTCAGAGGACTGGCCAACGTTCGCTATCCCCTGTCATAATACAGTGCATACAGAGGAACGTCCAGGTCTAAGCTTCGCATTATTCGCTAGCACAGATTCGGACCCGCTGCAGACTCTCTTGGAAAGGTGTTCGACTCACTCTAAGCTGCTCAGA AATATCCTGAGAGTAGGAGGTCGTTTGAAAAATTCGCTTCTGGACAGTCAGCAGAAGCATCCAGCTATTCTGCCAAAACACTCGCTACTGACCTCAATGCTAATTGATTACTCGCATAAGAAGGCGTTCCATGGTGGAACTCAACAGACACTCGCAGACTTGAGACAATCTGTCTGGATCATTGGTGGTCGAGTTCCAGTCAGATCTCATATTTTACGCTGCGGAGTGTGCTCCCGGCACCGAGGTGTCCGAGCACAACAGTTGATGGGGCAACTGCCTCCTGCTAGAGTAATTCCTTCCCGAGCGTTTTTACATACTAGGTTGGATTACGCAGGGCCTGTTACGCTCAAAGCTTTCCAAGGATGTGGAACGAAGACATATAAGGCTTGGATCGCTGTTTTTGTTTGCTTCGCTACATCAGCAATCCACATTGAGATTGTAACTAACTATTCATCCGGGGCCTTCATCGCAGCTTATAAAAGATTTGCTAGTCGCAGAGGCATTTGTGATACCATCTACTCCGACTGTGGCACAAATTTTGTGGGAGCAGATGCGTTGCTAAAGAAAGATTTCGCTGCAGGATCGAAATCGCTAAGAGAACTCACCAGTTTACTCACTAAGGATGGCACAAAATGGAAATTCAATCCACCAGGAGCACCGCACTTCGGGGGAAAATGGAAAGCAGCAGTTGTCTATCAAGTTTCACCTGTCAAAAACGATCGGTGA
- the LOC130667197 gene encoding uncharacterized protein LOC130667197, whose amino-acid sequence MTKSRYVDDIYGGADTEDEAIEIARQTKELCASGCFPLAKWSSNSPILLTTMSPVDNKENSLRELGDATVKVLGIGWNPHQDVFQFNYSLPEDTPTTKRAILSEIAHLYDPLGLLAPVVITPKIFMQELWLEKLAWADNLSPAQSHKWSIFRKDLRKLASLQIPRWN is encoded by the coding sequence ATGACAAAGTCTCGCTACGTTGACGACATCTATGGGGGAGCAGACACCGAAGACGAAGCTATTGAAATAGCTCGACAAACCAAAGAATTATGCGCTTCTGGATGCTTCCCACTAGCAAAGTGGTCAAGCAACTCGCCAATATTACTCACAACCATGTCACCAGTTGACAATAAAGAGAATTCTCTAAGAGAACTTGGTGATGCAACTGTCAAAGTACTGGGAATTGGCTGGAATCCACATCAAGATGTATTCCAGTTCAACTACTCCCTGCCAGAGGACACGCCAACTACAAAGAGAGCCATCCTCTCGGAAATTGCTCACTTGTACGATCCGCTAGGGCTACTCGCACCTGTTGTCATAACCCCCAAAATTTTCATGCAAGAACTTTGGTTAGAGAAACTCGCTTGGGCTGACAACCTCTCACCAGCTCAAAGTCACAAGTGGTCCATCTTTCGAAAAGATCTCAGGAAACTCGCATCGCTACAGATACCTCGCTGGAATTAG